In a single window of the Methanofollis ethanolicus genome:
- a CDS encoding translocation/assembly module TamB domain-containing protein, with product MELDGRPKELTEIVLRNCLEVCPHCGHIAEDIEEKTSIAREFLQSPDYCSLRSPEIPTSPSLYLRAALVRLAGNNPEKAVDYYLSAAWCADDRVNPELAVSCRRKALSLICADTKTFADIPPEKWVQVLDTMRRCGDFDRVIAHCTGLLAIAGPALQQELEYELFCAKQRDDTPHTNLDAANSNRYGSGPQNAGDEFTIDGKSYSVEDDCYGKGWNWVAETRTLVLANYHGSAIHATGDINIRLEQIDNQIDSSHGPGIHIHQGNLKLSGVMLLSIRGDEGGIFVESGTLEITGVFLKIRTKEYGICASGTITLTDYCVIDVRSNTTAIKSISGGLNASTKPVLKIFGIDAGIDLAGDLNQNDGIQQIESPDGCGVLIHHGSLALTGCAVDVICGDTCIRLEHGSLSTRMIHGTLNGTSCVQVNGSCSIVGSGITFSGEDCGLFVSEDMEISYSKCESSGKTAIAVEGNLHIQNANLSASGGTGISVGGDMNCAGGILMLQGDTAMQISGNAEISDGLITGVGKISGIAVNGSYYQSGGDVSFSGGAQVGMRISGKEMKITDGGSLTASGRKCGLDVAGDVVLDHIGLLSASGTIGFSCKSLKIETANMKVAGEEIGLNIQGGALILVDTVTVNATGNVGIYTTGDISLQGGALQVTGQFGGIVLERGNLMITGGVIEIFGDEFGILLQSGSMEVFGGILGVTNARMTDSGGCGIAVEKGNLAAGSIMTINGESYAISVPCGEIFMRRGVFEAYGFRAGITGKSLTLKDAALTAYGKIEGAVVLTGHEPWNDEGLIVLAGKSTQKATDTVYSGQKFVHVYTVHPPDAS from the coding sequence GTGGAACTTGACGGTCGTCCTAAGGAACTGACAGAGATCGTTCTGAGAAACTGCCTTGAAGTCTGTCCGCACTGTGGACACATTGCTGAAGACATCGAGGAGAAAACATCAATCGCCAGAGAGTTCCTGCAGTCTCCTGACTACTGCAGTCTCCGAAGTCCGGAAATCCCTACGTCTCCTTCCCTCTACCTGCGTGCCGCACTCGTCCGGCTGGCGGGAAACAACCCGGAAAAAGCCGTAGACTATTATCTCTCCGCCGCATGGTGCGCTGACGACCGGGTCAACCCTGAGTTAGCCGTTTCCTGCCGGAGAAAAGCCCTGTCCCTGATATGTGCCGACACCAAAACATTTGCCGACATCCCCCCGGAAAAATGGGTTCAGGTCCTTGATACCATGCGGCGGTGCGGAGATTTCGACAGGGTGATCGCTCACTGTACCGGTCTTCTGGCTATTGCAGGCCCGGCACTGCAGCAGGAACTTGAGTACGAACTCTTCTGCGCGAAACAGAGGGACGATACACCGCATACCAATCTTGATGCCGCAAACAGCAATCGATACGGGTCCGGACCGCAAAATGCCGGGGACGAGTTTACCATCGACGGCAAATCCTACTCCGTCGAAGACGACTGTTATGGCAAGGGATGGAACTGGGTTGCAGAAACACGCACCCTTGTCCTCGCCAACTATCACGGCTCGGCAATTCATGCAACCGGAGACATAAACATCCGGCTCGAACAGATCGACAACCAGATAGACAGTTCTCACGGGCCGGGAATTCACATTCACCAGGGAAACCTGAAACTCTCAGGTGTTATGTTATTGTCCATTCGGGGAGATGAAGGGGGGATCTTCGTTGAGTCGGGCACACTGGAAATAACAGGTGTATTCCTCAAAATCCGGACAAAAGAGTACGGGATTTGTGCCTCGGGAACGATCACCCTCACAGACTATTGTGTCATTGACGTCCGTTCAAACACGACGGCAATCAAATCGATATCGGGTGGATTGAATGCATCCACCAAGCCCGTCCTGAAAATCTTTGGAATTGATGCAGGAATCGACCTTGCGGGAGATTTGAACCAGAATGATGGCATTCAGCAGATCGAGAGTCCCGACGGCTGCGGAGTTCTGATTCACCACGGTTCTCTCGCACTCACCGGCTGTGCTGTTGACGTCATCTGCGGGGATACCTGTATCCGTCTCGAACATGGCAGCCTCTCCACCAGAATGATACACGGTACCCTGAATGGAACCTCCTGTGTGCAGGTAAACGGTTCGTGCAGTATTGTCGGAAGTGGGATAACGTTCTCCGGGGAGGACTGCGGACTTTTCGTGTCCGAAGATATGGAGATTTCTTATTCTAAATGCGAATCCTCCGGGAAAACTGCCATCGCTGTTGAAGGAAACCTGCACATTCAAAATGCGAACCTCTCTGCATCAGGAGGGACGGGGATCTCCGTTGGCGGCGATATGAACTGTGCCGGGGGGATCCTGATGCTTCAGGGAGATACGGCAATGCAGATCTCGGGAAACGCGGAAATCTCCGACGGCTTGATTACGGGAGTCGGCAAAATCAGTGGCATTGCGGTGAACGGCTCCTATTACCAGTCCGGGGGAGATGTTTCTTTCTCCGGGGGGGCACAGGTCGGTATGCGGATTTCCGGAAAAGAGATGAAAATAACCGACGGAGGATCCCTCACAGCATCAGGCCGGAAATGTGGACTGGATGTGGCAGGGGATGTAGTATTAGATCATATCGGTCTCCTTTCGGCTTCCGGCACTATAGGATTTTCGTGTAAGTCATTGAAGATTGAAACCGCGAATATGAAGGTTGCAGGTGAGGAGATTGGTCTGAATATACAGGGCGGCGCTCTGATCCTCGTTGATACGGTAACGGTGAACGCAACCGGCAATGTGGGGATTTATACAACAGGCGATATCAGTCTTCAGGGAGGTGCTCTCCAGGTTACCGGGCAGTTCGGTGGAATTGTTCTGGAGCGAGGCAATCTGATGATTACGGGTGGTGTAATAGAGATTTTCGGGGATGAATTCGGGATACTGCTCCAGTCAGGGTCGATGGAGGTTTTTGGCGGGATTCTCGGTGTTACCAATGCGAGGATGACAGATTCGGGAGGCTGCGGTATTGCTGTTGAGAAAGGAAATCTGGCTGCAGGAAGTATAATGACGATTAACGGTGAGAGTTACGCGATATCGGTGCCCTGCGGAGAAATTTTCATGAGACGCGGGGTGTTCGAGGCGTACGGTTTCCGGGCGGGTATTACGGGGAAATCCCTGACACTGAAGGATGCAGCACTTACTGCCTACGGAAAGATCGAGGGGGCGGTTGTTCTCACCGGGCATGAGCCCTGGAATGATGAAGGACTCATTGTTCTGGCAGGAAAATCTACCCAGAAAGCAACGGATACGGTTTATTCCGGCCAGAAATTCGTCCATGTCTATACGGTTCATCCCCCCGATGCGTCGTGA
- a CDS encoding tetratricopeptide repeat protein, with translation MAETSGSSADALTVTRRDPLAEITLHQANEMKYRGDYAKAIEIYDRVLEIDPKHARAFHSKGNVLDMLGRSEEAISCYESALTCDPNNAESLYNKGVTLCKIGHQSEGIECIERGVSLALGAQ, from the coding sequence ATGGCAGAAACCAGCGGGTCCAGTGCTGATGCACTGACCGTAACGAGACGTGATCCTCTTGCAGAGATCACGCTGCACCAGGCGAATGAAATGAAGTATCGCGGGGACTATGCAAAAGCTATCGAAATCTACGACCGAGTTCTTGAGATTGACCCCAAACATGCCCGGGCGTTCCACTCAAAGGGGAATGTTCTGGATATGCTTGGCAGATCTGAGGAAGCAATATCATGCTACGAATCGGCCCTCACATGCGACCCGAACAACGCAGAATCCCTGTATAACAAAGGGGTAACCCTCTGTAAGATAGGGCACCAGAGTGAGGGTATTGAGTGTATTGAGCGGGGAGTATCCCTCGCACTCGGAGCTCAGTAA
- a CDS encoding TIGR04083 family peptide-modifying radical SAM enzyme — protein MKSPFHIMLIPTLGCPSKCKYCWSSEEGSPRMSIQTVEEVVAWLKDFRDNQVTITFHGGEPLLAGADFYRQALPLLSDGLAHLTPTFALQTNLWKLTPEMAEIFAAYNIPIGSSIDGPEEITDSQRGDGYFAKTMQGYTIAREHGLNVRFICTFTCTSVEHRDEIFDFFLENGLTLKLHPALPSLRGKNPEEWALAPEKYGDLLVYLLDQSLDHLGEIEVMNINDLCKCVLTRHGNVCTFADCMGSTFAVGPDGSIYPCYRFVGMPDYVMGHVRDRPTREDLAASPVGQRMQQFKAYVDEHCKECKHIRYCRGGCPYNAITPTGGEVRGVDPHCVAYKRIFDEITDRLNTEMFESSPFLEMDGGRPGPKKGERPGIMALMRQMVMR, from the coding sequence ATGAAAAGCCCCTTTCATATCATGCTCATCCCCACCCTGGGCTGCCCCTCAAAATGCAAATACTGCTGGAGTTCTGAGGAAGGCTCGCCCCGCATGAGCATCCAGACCGTCGAGGAGGTGGTCGCCTGGCTGAAGGACTTCAGGGACAACCAGGTCACCATCACCTTCCACGGCGGCGAACCCCTCCTTGCCGGCGCCGACTTCTACAGGCAGGCCCTGCCCCTCCTCTCCGACGGTCTTGCTCACCTCACCCCCACCTTCGCCCTCCAGACCAACCTCTGGAAACTCACCCCCGAGATGGCCGAGATCTTTGCCGCGTACAACATCCCCATCGGGTCGAGCATCGACGGCCCGGAGGAGATCACCGACAGCCAGAGGGGTGACGGCTACTTCGCGAAGACGATGCAGGGCTACACAATCGCGCGGGAGCACGGCCTCAACGTCCGCTTCATCTGCACCTTCACCTGCACGTCGGTCGAGCACAGGGACGAGATCTTCGACTTCTTCCTCGAAAACGGCCTGACCCTCAAACTGCACCCGGCCCTGCCGTCTCTGCGCGGCAAAAACCCGGAGGAGTGGGCCCTGGCGCCGGAGAAATACGGCGACCTCCTCGTCTACCTTCTCGACCAGTCCCTCGACCACCTCGGCGAGATCGAGGTGATGAACATCAACGACCTCTGCAAGTGCGTCCTCACCCGGCACGGCAATGTCTGCACCTTCGCCGATTGCATGGGCAGCACCTTCGCGGTCGGCCCGGACGGGAGCATCTACCCCTGCTACCGCTTCGTCGGCATGCCCGATTACGTGATGGGCCATGTGCGTGACCGCCCGACGAGGGAGGACCTCGCCGCCTCCCCTGTGGGGCAGAGGATGCAGCAGTTCAAGGCGTACGTCGACGAGCACTGCAAGGAGTGCAAACATATCAGGTACTGCCGGGGCGGGTGCCCGTACAACGCCATCACCCCGACCGGCGGCGAGGTCCGGGGCGTCGACCCCCACTGCGTCGCCTACAAGAGGATCTTCGACGAGATCACCGACCGCCTCAACACAGAAATGTTCGAGTCCTCCCCCTTCCTGGAGATGGACGGCGGCAGGCCAGGGCCGAAGAAGGGTGAGAGACCAGGCATCATGGCCCTGATGCGCCAGATGGTGATGCGGTAG
- a CDS encoding cupin domain-containing protein, with amino-acid sequence MTETGVIDLFNEAKIIYPEKEVDAKEKTWYEHPAFKGVFLKDLVTGKDTGGQFSCHVVKIEKWCEVGSHSHDVQWEFNEAIEGYGVFILGDKEIRFTPGYSFATPPGVAHTVVAEGQDLYLLAKFVPAL; translated from the coding sequence ATGACAGAAACCGGAGTAATCGATCTGTTCAACGAGGCGAAAATCATCTACCCGGAAAAGGAGGTTGATGCAAAGGAAAAGACGTGGTATGAACATCCGGCATTCAAGGGGGTGTTTCTGAAAGACCTCGTCACGGGGAAGGATACAGGAGGTCAATTCAGCTGTCATGTCGTAAAGATCGAAAAATGGTGTGAGGTGGGCAGCCATTCCCACGACGTCCAGTGGGAGTTCAACGAGGCCATCGAAGGATATGGTGTGTTTATTCTCGGAGACAAGGAGATCAGGTTTACCCCGGGCTACTCCTTTGCAACGCCTCCGGGAGTGGCGCATACCGTCGTTGCCGAAGGGCAGGACCTCTATCTCCTGGCGAAGTTCGTCCCGGCACTATAA
- a CDS encoding DUF308 domain-containing protein encodes MKILEETNIHREVIFTLVVGLIMLVLGAVLFSVAAGALPYYRDGVYGLFLVMFGLQLQTIEKIPFGSVQRSWLLLIPGIIITLIGIVTCFIPGIFGDVPKFLVMIAFGASGILLLLQIYFAHETSRFWKTPGGGVTAHLTVGCAAVSVLEVLIAALIAVQIYRPALLSTELLAVAALLFGSALFYLAFILQNVYSLRAEPGISANTPGMSPGTVMGMQFGFYMLIFGCLLVPVYLGLLPYALSAMHGTLIVLLGVQALVSGVMMTFSFKRNWIFFLVGMVFVAVGAFAIIVPDTIVEFLVIFIGVFLILAGLYLLYTLIRPKPKSEGPARKLEGRDLLLVLVLLALALLIVIMLILLGVSMLIENLVPGIFIVIILVCFGLIQFVLLYVQSIVERKHLLG; translated from the coding sequence ATGAAAATATTGGAAGAGACGAACATTCACCGTGAGGTGATTTTTACTCTGGTCGTTGGCCTGATAATGCTCGTCCTCGGTGCCGTGCTGTTTTCGGTCGCCGCAGGAGCATTGCCCTACTACAGGGACGGCGTGTATGGTCTCTTTCTGGTTATGTTCGGCCTGCAGCTGCAAACAATAGAAAAAATTCCGTTCGGGTCCGTGCAGAGATCATGGCTGCTCCTTATTCCGGGGATCATCATCACCCTGATCGGTATTGTCACCTGTTTTATTCCGGGCATTTTTGGCGACGTCCCGAAGTTCCTGGTGATGATCGCCTTCGGAGCGAGCGGTATTCTGCTGCTTTTGCAGATATATTTTGCACATGAGACGTCCCGGTTCTGGAAAACACCGGGTGGCGGGGTGACCGCGCACCTTACCGTCGGCTGTGCGGCAGTCTCCGTCCTGGAGGTGCTGATTGCAGCGTTGATCGCAGTGCAGATTTACCGGCCTGCCCTCCTTTCAACCGAACTTCTGGCGGTTGCCGCTCTGCTCTTCGGCAGTGCCCTGTTCTATCTTGCTTTTATTCTGCAGAACGTGTATTCGCTCCGTGCCGAACCCGGGATATCCGCAAACACTCCGGGCATGTCCCCTGGTACTGTCATGGGAATGCAGTTTGGTTTCTACATGCTGATTTTCGGCTGCCTGCTGGTCCCGGTGTACCTCGGGTTACTGCCGTATGCTCTGAGCGCCATGCATGGTACCCTGATAGTGCTGCTTGGCGTTCAGGCGCTGGTCAGCGGCGTTATGATGACGTTCTCGTTCAAACGCAATTGGATTTTTTTCCTTGTGGGAATGGTGTTTGTTGCGGTCGGTGCGTTCGCTATCATTGTTCCTGACACGATTGTTGAGTTTCTTGTTATCTTTATCGGGGTTTTCCTCATTCTCGCAGGACTGTATCTTCTCTATACCCTGATCAGGCCGAAACCGAAGTCGGAGGGCCCCGCCAGAAAACTGGAAGGAAGAGATCTTCTGCTGGTGCTGGTGCTGCTTGCCCTGGCACTGCTTATTGTCATCATGCTGATTCTCCTCGGCGTATCGATGCTGATCGAAAACCTGGTTCCGGGTATTTTTATCGTCATTATTCTGGTATGCTTCGGATTGATACAGTTCGTTCTGCTCTATGTCCAGTCAATCGTAGAGAGGAAACATCTTCTCGGATAA
- a CDS encoding PAS domain-containing protein, translating into MEEYQEKLVTVREYLREKSPQKLSISSISRNLGINRGTVAKYLDLLLINGQVTMTPYGKSKLYTIAERIPTMSLFDYTTDIIVVMDSGARILMANKSFFSKFDILKEKELVGTNIFKMGLGIFSDSSIQKNIQRMIRGEKYLHEMQHIDEKTNQIYSIKFIPTVSLDGNKNSMITLRDITDQKQTEEALSISDEKLRTIFKKVPSGILFFNESGNIINANGASLHLLGVDNFRDLMQTNLFDLFCQRERIKSALIDGDIICDFGRLKRENIMPTSKSGIAYFEASFAPISSERGFQEYALIFMDITAEKMAKKELKFNESRYRSFFNDTCTGVLIYQPVDGGDDFLINDVNHALEVILQVKKEDIIRKKLFVTFPDLPVVSVRQALNRVNSTGLPEVVPPLQYVTNETSPWLTHFIFKLPTGEIASFMIDISRELREKLTSQKIR; encoded by the coding sequence ATGGAAGAATATCAGGAGAAACTTGTCACCGTTCGGGAGTATCTCAGAGAGAAAAGCCCTCAAAAATTGTCGATCTCATCTATATCCCGAAATCTGGGGATAAACCGGGGCACGGTAGCCAAGTACCTGGATCTTCTCCTGATCAACGGCCAGGTCACCATGACGCCCTACGGCAAGTCAAAACTCTACACCATTGCCGAAAGAATCCCGACAATGTCTCTGTTTGATTATACGACCGACATCATCGTCGTCATGGACTCCGGTGCCCGGATCCTGATGGCAAACAAAAGTTTCTTCTCCAAATTCGATATCCTGAAAGAGAAAGAACTGGTAGGTACCAATATTTTCAAAATGGGGCTGGGTATTTTTTCCGACTCCTCGATCCAGAAAAATATCCAGAGAATGATCAGAGGAGAAAAATATCTCCATGAGATGCAGCATATCGATGAGAAAACCAATCAGATCTATTCAATAAAATTCATTCCGACCGTCTCCCTCGACGGGAACAAAAACAGCATGATCACCCTGAGAGATATCACCGACCAGAAGCAGACCGAAGAAGCTCTTTCCATCAGCGACGAAAAATTACGGACGATTTTTAAGAAAGTCCCGAGCGGCATATTATTCTTCAATGAATCGGGGAACATCATCAACGCCAACGGTGCATCTCTCCACCTTCTTGGCGTGGACAATTTCCGGGACCTGATGCAGACAAACCTCTTCGACCTCTTCTGCCAGAGGGAGAGAATAAAAAGTGCTCTCATTGACGGGGACATCATCTGCGACTTCGGGCGTCTGAAACGAGAAAATATCATGCCCACCTCAAAATCAGGCATCGCATATTTTGAGGCGTCATTCGCTCCGATCTCAAGTGAAAGGGGGTTTCAGGAGTACGCCCTCATATTCATGGACATTACCGCAGAAAAAATGGCAAAAAAAGAACTGAAGTTCAATGAATCACGCTATCGTTCGTTCTTTAACGATACCTGTACAGGTGTCCTGATCTACCAGCCTGTCGACGGCGGTGACGACTTCCTCATCAATGATGTCAATCACGCCCTTGAAGTTATTTTACAGGTGAAAAAAGAGGACATAATCAGGAAAAAACTCTTTGTAACATTCCCCGATCTTCCGGTCGTCAGCGTGCGCCAGGCTTTGAATAGGGTGAACAGCACAGGCCTCCCGGAGGTTGTCCCGCCCCTCCAGTACGTCACGAACGAGACATCGCCATGGCTCACGCACTTCATATTTAAACTCCCGACCGGGGAGATAGCCTCGTTTATGATCGACATCTCCAGGGAACTGAGGGAGAAACTGACATCGCAAAAAATTCGCTGA
- a CDS encoding YkgJ family cysteine cluster protein, which translates to MPFACIQCGECCSQMGDVHVVREECGDGSFLMENRYTGEVHAVRVDPDKTHFFPDRSVFARWPLACPFLREDPADGKACCIIHQTRPDICREYRCWRLLILNARGTRAGRVMERRHLAADDPALAAFWETHVAKIREDDDARWDERAVLLLVQAGYRVRR; encoded by the coding sequence ATGCCATTCGCGTGTATCCAGTGCGGGGAGTGCTGCAGCCAGATGGGCGACGTCCATGTCGTGAGGGAGGAGTGCGGCGACGGGAGTTTCCTGATGGAGAACAGGTACACCGGCGAGGTGCACGCCGTCAGGGTCGACCCCGACAAGACGCACTTCTTCCCTGACAGGAGCGTCTTCGCGAGGTGGCCTCTGGCCTGCCCCTTCCTGCGCGAAGACCCGGCCGACGGGAAGGCGTGCTGCATCATCCACCAGACGCGGCCCGACATCTGCCGGGAGTACCGCTGCTGGCGCCTGCTCATCCTGAACGCAAGGGGGACGAGGGCGGGGAGGGTGATGGAGAGGCGCCACCTCGCGGCGGACGATCCGGCCCTCGCCGCCTTCTGGGAGACGCACGTCGCCAAAATCAGGGAGGATGACGACGCCCGGTGGGACGAGCGGGCGGTCCTCCTCCTTGTGCAAGCGGGCTACCGGGTGCGGCGATAA
- a CDS encoding queuosine precursor transporter — translation MDFPIVWLYWVVSLTIVTYTSAYIIRNHREYGYAALVGFYVVYLAASQIIATRIVEFDLGIAVFLAPAAVFLYPFLSQAIDMINEVYGERMTHIAIGIAFLSQVLLVTFIVMTNTLTPAPFFAYEEMWQEVFAQSLRIVVASWITFLITQNLDAWIFARLKERYPDRILLRSVSSDLLGLTIDSVIFVTIAFAGVAPLLPLIIGQIVAKNIIGFLDTPWFWWYKRYLEKA, via the coding sequence ATGGACTTCCCCATCGTCTGGCTCTACTGGGTCGTCAGCCTCACCATCGTCACCTACACCTCGGCGTACATCATCCGGAACCACCGGGAGTACGGCTATGCCGCCCTTGTCGGTTTCTATGTCGTCTACCTCGCGGCCTCGCAGATCATCGCCACGCGGATCGTGGAGTTCGACCTCGGCATCGCCGTCTTCCTCGCCCCTGCCGCGGTCTTCCTCTACCCCTTCCTCTCGCAGGCCATCGACATGATCAACGAGGTCTACGGCGAGAGGATGACGCACATCGCCATCGGCATCGCCTTCCTCTCGCAGGTGCTCCTGGTCACCTTCATCGTCATGACCAACACCCTCACGCCCGCCCCCTTCTTTGCCTACGAGGAGATGTGGCAGGAGGTCTTCGCCCAGAGCCTCAGGATCGTCGTCGCCTCCTGGATCACCTTCCTGATCACGCAGAACCTCGACGCCTGGATCTTCGCGCGGCTCAAGGAGCGCTACCCCGACAGGATCCTGCTGCGGAGCGTCTCCAGCGACCTCCTCGGCCTGACCATCGACAGCGTCATCTTCGTCACCATCGCCTTCGCCGGCGTGGCCCCGCTCCTCCCCCTCATCATCGGCCAGATCGTGGCGAAGAACATCATCGGCTTCCTGGACACGCCGTGGTTCTGGTGGTACAAGCGGTATTTGGAGAAGGCCTGA
- a CDS encoding TIGR03557 family F420-dependent LLM class oxidoreductase — METKVGYFASLEQYKPRDALEQSVRAENVGFDSIWADDHFHPWYHTNAQSAQAWAWMGAALQATKKVFFSTCITCPVMRYNPAIVAQTFATLRQMYPGRVGIAVGAGEAMNEVPVTGEWPSVPERQDMTVEAIGVMRQLWGSKDPVTFKGKYFTLDKAFLYTKPEDEVPLYFSGMGPKGARLAGKYGDHLMTVAADPSVLKNVTIPNFEKGAADSGKDPSKMERAMLIWYSVDPDYDKAIEGLRFWAGCLVPAMFKYKVYDSREVEAHANIVGHDLMKENYMVATDAEDLIKEIERFKAAGITHFCLGNSSPNVNLGIDVFKDVIPHVK; from the coding sequence ATGGAGACAAAAGTTGGCTACTTCGCATCCCTGGAGCAGTACAAACCCAGAGATGCACTGGAACAGTCCGTTCGGGCAGAAAATGTCGGTTTTGATTCGATCTGGGCAGATGACCACTTCCACCCCTGGTACCACACCAATGCACAGTCGGCACAGGCCTGGGCATGGATGGGTGCGGCCCTTCAGGCAACGAAGAAGGTCTTCTTCTCCACCTGCATCACCTGCCCGGTCATGAGGTACAACCCGGCGATTGTCGCGCAGACATTTGCGACCCTCAGGCAGATGTACCCCGGAAGAGTGGGCATCGCCGTCGGCGCCGGTGAGGCCATGAACGAAGTGCCGGTGACCGGCGAATGGCCGAGCGTGCCCGAGCGCCAGGACATGACGGTGGAAGCCATCGGTGTGATGCGACAACTGTGGGGAAGCAAGGACCCCGTCACATTCAAGGGGAAGTACTTCACTCTCGACAAGGCGTTCCTGTACACCAAGCCCGAAGACGAAGTGCCCCTCTACTTCAGTGGCATGGGCCCGAAGGGAGCACGACTCGCCGGCAAGTACGGTGACCACCTGATGACCGTTGCTGCTGACCCGTCCGTGCTGAAGAACGTCACCATCCCGAACTTCGAGAAAGGTGCCGCCGATTCCGGAAAGGACCCGAGTAAGATGGAGCGCGCCATGCTGATCTGGTACTCCGTCGACCCCGACTACGACAAGGCTATTGAGGGGCTGCGCTTCTGGGCCGGTTGCCTTGTTCCTGCCATGTTCAAGTACAAGGTCTACGACTCACGGGAAGTCGAAGCCCATGCAAACATCGTCGGGCATGACCTGATGAAGGAAAACTACATGGTCGCAACCGATGCCGAGGATCTGATCAAGGAGATCGAGAGGTTCAAGGCCGCCGGAATCACCCACTTCTGCCTTGGCAATTCAAGTCCCAACGTGAACCTGGGCATCGATGTTTTCAAGGACGTCATTCCGCACGTCAAGTAA